In a genomic window of Flavobacterium crassostreae:
- a CDS encoding precorrin-2 dehydrogenase/sirohydrochlorin ferrochelatase family protein, translating to MEKNELYPVFLKVHKLKVLLVGGGNVGLEKLSFLLKSSPNAVVEVVAPRFLPELEALAAKHPFVKLTPKKFNRWMLRKRHMVIACTDDWKVNKRVYDLSRKRFLICNIADTPDLCDYYLGGIVTKGNVKIAISTNGKSPTTAKRLRELFEEIIPEDINKMVENLNEYRKTLKGNFEQKVQRMNEITETLKK from the coding sequence ATGGAAAAGAATGAATTGTATCCGGTGTTTCTAAAAGTGCATAAACTAAAAGTATTGTTAGTAGGAGGCGGAAATGTAGGTTTAGAAAAACTTTCTTTTTTGTTAAAATCCAGCCCAAATGCAGTTGTTGAGGTAGTTGCCCCGCGTTTTTTGCCAGAGTTAGAGGCTCTAGCGGCCAAACACCCTTTTGTAAAGCTAACCCCTAAAAAGTTTAATCGTTGGATGCTTCGCAAACGGCATATGGTCATTGCCTGTACTGATGATTGGAAAGTAAACAAACGAGTGTATGATTTGTCTCGAAAACGCTTTTTAATTTGTAACATAGCAGACACCCCAGATTTATGCGATTATTATTTGGGAGGAATTGTAACCAAAGGAAACGTAAAGATTGCCATTTCAACCAACGGAAAGTCGCCAACCACCGCCAAAAGATTGCGAGAACTCTTTGAGGAGATAATTCCGGAAGATATCAACAAAATGGTCGAAAACTTGAACGAATATCGGAAGACTCTAAAAGGAAATTTTGAACAAAAAGTACAGCGAATGAATGAAATTACCGAAACCTTAAAAAAATAA
- the cobA gene encoding uroporphyrinogen-III C-methyltransferase, protein MHKIVKPKVTLVGAGPGDPDLLTIKGAKALAEANVVLYDALANEELLCYAPKKALKIFVGKRKGSHAYTQDQINQLIVDNALTYGHVVRLKGGDPFIFGRGSEETGYVESFGIPTFVIPGISSSIAVPASQGISLTKRGVSESFWVITGTTSARQLSKDVALAAQSSATVVVLMGMSKLEQIVAIFQAESKGETPVAIIQDGTTPQEKTGIGTINTITQIVRDANLSSPAIIVIGEVVADHKKSSGFYKELKSMHNKQLVYGKE, encoded by the coding sequence ATGCATAAAATAGTAAAACCCAAAGTAACTTTAGTAGGAGCAGGACCAGGGGATCCGGATCTCTTGACCATCAAAGGCGCAAAAGCACTTGCTGAGGCTAATGTGGTTTTATACGATGCCTTAGCAAACGAAGAATTGTTGTGCTATGCTCCCAAAAAGGCACTTAAAATTTTTGTTGGAAAAAGAAAAGGCAGTCATGCCTATACCCAAGATCAAATCAACCAACTAATTGTAGATAACGCCTTGACTTACGGACACGTAGTTCGGCTCAAGGGTGGGGATCCGTTTATATTTGGTAGAGGAAGCGAAGAAACCGGCTATGTAGAGAGTTTTGGAATCCCTACCTTTGTCATCCCCGGAATATCCTCTTCAATAGCAGTGCCAGCGTCTCAAGGAATTTCCTTGACCAAAAGAGGGGTTTCGGAGAGCTTTTGGGTAATAACCGGAACTACCTCGGCGCGCCAATTGTCTAAAGATGTTGCATTAGCAGCACAGTCTTCGGCCACCGTTGTAGTATTGATGGGTATGAGTAAGTTAGAACAAATTGTGGCTATTTTTCAGGCAGAATCCAAAGGAGAAACCCCTGTTGCAATTATTCAAGACGGTACTACCCCACAAGAAAAAACCGGTATTGGAACCATAAACACCATTACACAAATTGTTAGGGACGCTAATTTAAGTTCGCCAGCAATTATAGTTATAGGAGAAGTGGTGGCAGATCACAAAAAAAGTTCAGGATTTTATAAAGAATTAAAATCCATGCACAACAAACAATTAGTCTATGGAAAAGAATGA
- a CDS encoding HEPN domain-containing protein, with protein MESFRTEIENPIVQKEIIDLERKIALFKDGKIDDERFRSLRLARGVYGQRQEGVQMIRIKLPFGKVTSEQLVRITKVSDEYSTGRLHITTRQDIQIHYVSLDRTPELWANLAKDDITLREACGNTVRNITASELAGVDVDEPFDVSPYAHAMFEFFLRNPICQEMGRKFKMSFSSSDKDTALSYLHDLGFIPKIVNGERGFKVMLGGGLGSQPHHAELLSEFIPANQIIPTTEGVLRVFDRHGERAKRLKARMKFLIKDIGRDEFLRLVDQEKKALSYQSYEIDTTAFDAAIPATLLEVPKVTIEDTAAFEAWKQSNVIAQKQAGYVAIGIKVLLGDFYTDKARALAALIKNYGANELRFSLKQNIVLRNIKEENLPFFYQELAKLDFVTLGYDTINDITACPGTDTCNLGIASSTGIAEELERVLKLEFPQYQNNREITIKISGCMNACGQHNMSSVGFQGMSINAGKLVAPALQVLLGGGILGNGKGRFSDKVIKVPSRRGPDALRFILNDFEANANGTSFLDYYDAQGEKYFYELLKPLADVTNLTPEDFIDWGNADNYVKAVGVGECAGVVIDLVATLILEAKDKLTFAQEAFADQNWADAIYLAYAAFVNGAKALLLAENEKTNHHAGIINLFDTVFIQSNKVTLDSTFKDLVYQINQNEPSEVFAQKYIQEAIAFFQTIETYRAKDIADA; from the coding sequence ATGGAAAGTTTTAGAACCGAAATAGAAAATCCGATTGTTCAAAAAGAGATCATCGATTTAGAAAGAAAAATTGCATTATTTAAGGACGGAAAAATAGATGACGAGCGTTTTCGTAGTCTTCGTTTGGCTCGTGGTGTGTACGGACAACGTCAAGAAGGCGTACAAATGATTCGTATCAAATTGCCTTTTGGAAAGGTGACTAGCGAGCAATTAGTGCGTATTACTAAAGTTTCTGATGAGTATTCAACAGGACGTTTGCACATTACAACGCGTCAGGATATCCAAATTCATTATGTGAGTCTAGATAGAACACCAGAACTTTGGGCAAACCTTGCCAAAGACGATATCACCCTTCGTGAAGCCTGTGGGAATACCGTGCGTAATATCACAGCAAGTGAATTAGCAGGTGTAGATGTGGACGAACCCTTTGATGTGTCGCCTTATGCGCACGCCATGTTTGAGTTTTTCTTAAGAAACCCTATTTGTCAAGAAATGGGACGTAAATTCAAAATGTCTTTCTCTTCTTCAGACAAAGATACTGCCTTGAGTTATTTGCATGATTTAGGATTTATTCCAAAAATTGTAAACGGCGAGCGTGGTTTTAAAGTAATGCTAGGAGGCGGATTAGGTTCGCAGCCACACCATGCAGAATTGTTGTCAGAATTTATTCCGGCAAACCAGATTATTCCAACCACCGAAGGAGTTTTAAGAGTTTTTGATCGTCATGGCGAAAGAGCCAAACGTTTAAAAGCCCGTATGAAATTTTTAATCAAAGATATTGGTCGTGATGAATTTCTACGTTTAGTTGACCAAGAGAAAAAAGCCTTGTCATACCAATCATACGAAATTGACACTACTGCTTTTGATGCTGCCATCCCAGCAACATTATTAGAAGTACCAAAAGTAACTATCGAAGATACAGCCGCATTTGAAGCTTGGAAACAATCCAATGTGATTGCACAAAAACAAGCCGGTTATGTTGCTATTGGTATCAAAGTACTCTTGGGAGATTTTTATACCGATAAAGCAAGAGCATTAGCAGCATTAATTAAAAATTATGGAGCCAATGAATTGCGTTTTTCATTAAAACAAAATATTGTTCTCAGAAATATAAAAGAAGAAAACCTGCCTTTCTTTTACCAAGAATTAGCCAAGTTAGATTTTGTAACCCTAGGCTATGATACCATTAATGACATCACCGCTTGTCCAGGTACCGATACCTGTAATCTAGGTATAGCTAGCAGCACGGGTATAGCCGAAGAATTAGAGAGAGTATTGAAATTAGAATTTCCGCAATACCAAAACAATCGCGAAATTACGATCAAAATTAGTGGTTGTATGAACGCTTGTGGACAGCACAATATGTCTTCGGTAGGTTTTCAAGGGATGTCTATCAATGCCGGAAAATTAGTAGCGCCAGCTTTGCAAGTATTGCTAGGTGGTGGGATTCTAGGAAACGGAAAAGGACGTTTTTCAGACAAAGTAATTAAAGTACCAAGCCGTAGAGGCCCGGATGCACTGCGTTTTATTTTAAATGATTTTGAAGCCAATGCAAACGGAACGTCATTTTTAGATTATTATGATGCCCAAGGAGAAAAATATTTTTACGAATTATTAAAACCCTTGGCAGACGTTACCAATTTAACTCCAGAAGATTTTATTGATTGGGGTAACGCAGACAATTACGTCAAAGCCGTTGGAGTAGGAGAGTGTGCTGGAGTTGTGATAGACTTAGTGGCCACATTAATTTTGGAAGCCAAAGACAAATTGACATTTGCACAAGAAGCCTTTGCGGATCAAAACTGGGCAGATGCTATTTATTTAGCCTATGCAGCCTTTGTAAACGGAGCCAAAGCGTTATTATTGGCAGAAAATGAAAAAACAAACCACCATGCCGGAATTATCAATTTGTTTGACACCGTTTTTATCCAAAGTAATAAAGTCACTCTAGACTCCACTTTCAAAGACTTGGTATACCAGATCAATCAAAACGAACCGTCGGAGGTTTTTGCCCAAAAATACATACAAGAAGCCATTGCTTTCTTTCAGACCATAGAAACCTACAGAGCCAAAGATATCGCTGATGCATAA
- a CDS encoding sulfate adenylyltransferase subunit 1 — MEVLKIATAGSVDDGKSTLIGRLLYDTQSLTTDKLEAIEKSSKQKGYDYLDFSLATDGLVAEREQGITIDVAHIYFSTAKKSYIIADTPGHVEYTRNMVTGASTSQVSIILIDARKGVIEQTYRHFFINNLLRVKEVIVAVNKMDLVDYSEEVYAKIKADFEALNAKSTFKEQNVSYIPLSALTGDNVVDKTDAMPWYKGQTILEHLEALEPADVYEKGQARFPVQTVIRPKTDQYHDFRGYAGKLYGSSIKVGDAVTVLPSLTQSKVSNIHFFDKQFDEASVGSSVTIELENDINVTRGDMIVKTSELPKVEKEIHTTVCWMDSKKLVPGAKYFVQHNTNRVLAKIDRVKNVIATDFSGTTEASQLAINEIGEVSIKLSKAIYFDAYNDNKSNGAFILIDATTNATAGVGFIR, encoded by the coding sequence ATGGAAGTTTTAAAAATAGCAACAGCAGGAAGTGTAGATGACGGAAAAAGCACCTTGATAGGAAGGTTATTATACGATACCCAATCTTTGACCACCGATAAATTAGAAGCGATAGAAAAAAGCAGCAAGCAAAAAGGATACGATTATTTGGATTTTTCTTTAGCAACAGATGGTTTGGTTGCCGAGAGAGAACAAGGGATCACCATTGATGTGGCACATATTTATTTTTCTACAGCCAAAAAAAGTTACATTATTGCCGATACGCCAGGTCACGTAGAATATACCCGTAACATGGTAACGGGAGCCTCAACCTCACAAGTATCCATCATTTTGATAGATGCACGAAAAGGAGTTATTGAGCAAACCTACCGTCACTTTTTTATCAATAATTTATTGAGAGTAAAAGAGGTAATTGTAGCGGTTAATAAAATGGACTTAGTAGATTATTCCGAAGAAGTTTATGCCAAAATTAAAGCGGACTTTGAAGCATTAAATGCCAAAAGCACTTTTAAAGAACAAAACGTAAGTTACATTCCGCTGAGTGCTTTGACGGGAGATAACGTAGTAGACAAAACAGATGCAATGCCATGGTACAAAGGACAAACCATTTTAGAGCATCTTGAGGCTTTAGAACCTGCGGATGTGTACGAAAAAGGGCAAGCTCGTTTTCCGGTACAAACGGTTATTAGACCTAAAACAGACCAGTACCATGATTTTAGAGGATACGCAGGGAAGTTGTATGGCAGTAGTATTAAGGTTGGAGATGCCGTAACTGTTCTGCCTTCTTTAACCCAATCAAAAGTAAGCAACATCCATTTTTTCGATAAACAATTCGATGAAGCTTCCGTAGGATCTTCAGTGACCATCGAATTAGAAAACGATATCAATGTAACCCGAGGAGACATGATTGTAAAAACCTCGGAATTGCCTAAAGTCGAAAAAGAAATCCACACCACAGTTTGTTGGATGGATAGTAAAAAGCTGGTTCCGGGTGCAAAATATTTTGTGCAACACAACACCAATAGAGTTTTGGCCAAAATTGACCGCGTGAAAAACGTAATTGCTACAGATTTTTCTGGAACTACCGAGGCGTCTCAATTAGCAATCAACGAAATAGGAGAAGTGAGCATCAAATTAAGCAAAGCCATCTATTTTGATGCCTATAACGATAATAAGTCCAATGGTGCCTTTATTTTAATTGACGCCACCACCAATGCTACAGCAGGAGTAGGGTTTATACGTTAA
- a CDS encoding DUF2490 domain-containing protein, with protein MKSFKILWIIFLFSLGLNAQTHKNVDKQSLVWMRYYNQLELNKKWSVHTEMDNRVFINPIVQNAFVGRVQARSKITDKLELGAGFVFSSVATQNPEAKTGFSIPEYRLQQDAILKQPLGNLNLTHRYRIEERFIANSSKLELEDGTTFYLRFRYQIQADYAFWKKEKQYLKAILSDEIMLNGGNKIIKSSFDQNRVYAAVQWGLSPAVALELGYLNSFQERANGVDYFNRDILRMSFIHKIKI; from the coding sequence ATGAAGTCCTTTAAAATCCTTTGGATTATATTTCTTTTTAGTCTGGGATTAAATGCGCAAACACATAAAAATGTAGATAAACAAAGTTTAGTCTGGATGCGCTATTATAACCAACTAGAATTAAATAAAAAATGGTCGGTTCATACAGAGATGGATAATCGGGTTTTTATAAATCCAATAGTGCAAAATGCCTTTGTGGGTAGGGTTCAGGCTAGAAGCAAAATCACAGATAAGCTAGAATTAGGAGCTGGTTTTGTTTTTTCTTCTGTGGCAACACAAAATCCCGAAGCTAAAACTGGATTTTCTATTCCAGAATATCGTTTGCAGCAAGATGCAATCTTAAAACAGCCTTTAGGGAACCTAAATTTGACCCATCGGTATAGAATAGAAGAGCGGTTTATTGCAAATTCAAGTAAATTAGAGCTAGAAGATGGCACGACGTTTTACTTAAGATTTAGATACCAAATCCAAGCAGATTATGCGTTTTGGAAAAAAGAAAAACAATATCTAAAAGCAATTCTATCCGATGAAATAATGCTTAATGGCGGTAACAAAATTATCAAAAGCAGCTTTGATCAAAATAGAGTTTACGCAGCTGTACAATGGGGATTAAGTCCCGCAGTTGCATTAGAGTTAGGATACTTAAATAGTTTTCAAGAAAGAGCAAATGGTGTAGATTATTTCAATAGAGATATCCTACGAATGAGTTTTATTCATAAAATTAAGATATAA
- the cysD gene encoding sulfate adenylyltransferase subunit CysD → MSSILKTNALESEAIYIFREVIAQFDKPVLLFSGGKDSITLVRLAQKAFFPAKIPFPLLHIDTGHNFPETIEFRDRLVKELGLELIVRNVQDAIDEGKVVEETGKYSSRNSLQTTTLLDAIDEFKFDACIGGARRDEEKARAKERIFSVRDDFGQWDEKNQRPELFDLLNGKIENGQNVRVFPISNWTELDVWSYIEQEQIEIPSIYFSHKRKVFLRDGMIWSHSPFVYQEENEEIEERIVRFRTVGDMSCTAAVDSYAATISEVVGEIRASTISERGARIDDKRSEAAMEKRKQQGYF, encoded by the coding sequence ATGAGTTCAATATTAAAAACAAATGCGTTAGAAAGCGAAGCAATATACATTTTTAGAGAAGTGATTGCTCAATTTGATAAACCAGTATTGCTTTTCTCCGGAGGGAAAGATTCGATTACTTTGGTTCGATTAGCGCAAAAAGCATTTTTTCCGGCCAAAATACCATTTCCGTTATTGCACATAGATACGGGGCACAATTTTCCGGAAACCATAGAATTTAGAGACCGTTTGGTTAAAGAATTAGGATTAGAATTGATTGTTCGCAATGTGCAAGATGCCATTGATGAGGGTAAGGTAGTAGAAGAAACTGGGAAATATTCTAGTAGAAATAGTCTGCAAACCACAACTTTATTAGATGCAATTGACGAATTTAAGTTTGATGCTTGTATTGGTGGCGCACGTCGTGACGAAGAAAAAGCGAGAGCTAAAGAGCGTATTTTTTCGGTTCGGGATGATTTTGGTCAATGGGATGAAAAAAACCAACGTCCGGAATTGTTTGATTTATTGAATGGTAAAATTGAAAACGGTCAAAACGTACGTGTTTTTCCTATATCCAACTGGACAGAATTAGATGTTTGGAGTTATATCGAGCAAGAACAAATCGAAATTCCATCCATATACTTCTCGCACAAACGAAAAGTATTCTTGAGAGACGGCATGATTTGGTCGCATTCTCCTTTTGTTTACCAAGAAGAAAACGAAGAAATTGAAGAACGTATTGTGCGTTTTAGAACCGTAGGAGATATGAGTTGTACGGCAGCAGTTGATTCTTATGCAGCAACGATCTCGGAGGTTGTAGGCGAAATTAGAGCTTCTACCATTTCTGAAAGAGGAGCCAGAATTGATGATAAGCGTTCTGAGGCAGCGATGGAAAAAAGAAAACAACAAGGCTACTTTTAG
- a CDS encoding phosphoadenylyl-sulfate reductase: MSTTTVPILLEKTKDFSIEETFAFLANEYKDKVVFSTSFGQEDQVITALIAKSNAAIHIFTLDTGRLFQETYDVFHKTLKRYKQHIEVYFPEAEAVQNLLNTKGPNSFYESVDNRKECCFVRKVAPLTKALKGNAIWITGLRAEQSENRNDLPLFEYDAKFEIIKFNPLLKWTLKEVEDYLEKNKVPQNTLHKKGFVSIGCAPCTRAIAEGEDIRAGRWWWESSHKECGLHQG; encoded by the coding sequence ATGAGCACAACTACAGTACCTATATTATTAGAGAAAACAAAAGACTTTTCAATAGAAGAGACTTTTGCTTTTTTGGCAAATGAATATAAAGACAAAGTGGTTTTTTCAACTTCCTTTGGGCAAGAAGACCAAGTGATAACGGCGCTAATTGCAAAAAGTAATGCGGCTATCCACATCTTTACTTTGGACACGGGGCGTTTATTTCAAGAAACCTACGATGTTTTTCATAAAACATTAAAGAGGTACAAACAACACATTGAGGTGTATTTTCCGGAAGCAGAAGCAGTGCAAAACCTTTTGAACACAAAAGGACCTAATAGTTTTTATGAGTCCGTTGATAATAGAAAAGAATGTTGTTTTGTCCGAAAAGTAGCGCCATTGACCAAGGCTTTAAAAGGAAATGCTATTTGGATTACGGGTTTAAGAGCCGAGCAATCCGAAAACAGAAATGATTTGCCTCTTTTTGAATACGATGCGAAATTTGAAATCATCAAATTCAACCCTTTACTAAAGTGGACCTTAAAAGAAGTAGAGGATTATTTGGAAAAAAATAAGGTACCCCAAAATACGTTGCACAAAAAAGGGTTTGTAAGCATTGGTTGTGCGCCTTGTACTAGAGCAATCGCCGAGGGAGAAGATATCCGAGCCGGAAGATGGTGGTGGGAATCCAGTCATAAAGAGTGTGGTTTGCACCAAGGATAA
- a CDS encoding sulfite exporter TauE/SafE family protein yields the protein MDLQLGLVIAGLTVGFIVGMTGVGGGSLMTPILLWFGIPPSTAVGTDLLYAAFTKMGGIYVHHKKKNINWTITGWLSLGSVPAALVTLWILDRIKTDISALNAVIKYSLGWALLLTSIAVLFKKKLLNFSQKHSGDKFHTESKTQNILTVAIGVLLGATVTLTSIGAGALGTVTLFFLYPLLATPKLVGTEIAHAVPLTLVAGLGHASMGNLDLGLLGQLLIGSLPGIFIGSLLSGKVPDLLLRNAIAAMLFFVGYKLVFMA from the coding sequence ATGGATTTACAATTAGGATTAGTTATTGCAGGTTTAACAGTAGGTTTTATTGTAGGAATGACAGGTGTAGGTGGTGGCTCTTTAATGACGCCTATATTATTATGGTTTGGTATCCCTCCTAGTACTGCAGTGGGTACGGATTTATTGTATGCTGCTTTTACCAAAATGGGCGGTATTTATGTGCACCACAAAAAAAAGAACATCAACTGGACCATTACTGGCTGGCTCTCGTTGGGGAGTGTTCCAGCAGCATTAGTAACTTTATGGATTTTGGACCGTATAAAAACCGATATTAGTGCCTTGAATGCGGTTATTAAATACAGTTTGGGTTGGGCTTTGTTACTGACCTCCATAGCGGTTTTGTTCAAAAAGAAGCTTTTAAATTTTTCTCAAAAACATTCTGGAGATAAATTCCATACCGAAAGTAAAACGCAAAACATTTTAACGGTTGCTATAGGTGTTTTATTAGGCGCTACGGTTACCTTAACCTCTATTGGCGCAGGGGCTTTGGGTACGGTTACGTTGTTTTTTTTGTACCCTCTTTTGGCAACACCAAAATTGGTTGGAACCGAGATTGCACATGCAGTACCCTTAACTCTTGTAGCCGGTTTAGGCCATGCAAGTATGGGCAATTTAGACTTAGGGTTGTTAGGACAATTGTTAATAGGATCGCTTCCTGGAATATTTATAGGCAGTCTACTAAGCGGAAAAGTACCGGATTTATTGCTCCGAAATGCTATTGCAGCAATGCTGTTTTTTGTGGGGTATAAATTGGTTTTTATGGCTTAG
- a CDS encoding RrF2 family transcriptional regulator: MLSKKTKYGIKALTFLARQEDQTPVAIADIAKSENISVKFLESILLLLRHSGFLGAKKGKGGGYYLIKEPKDINMAKVYRILEGPIALLPCASHNFYEKCADCTDEATCAVNKLMTEVRDNTLKILENNSLADIAF; the protein is encoded by the coding sequence ATGCTTTCAAAGAAAACAAAATACGGAATCAAAGCATTGACCTTTTTGGCTCGGCAAGAAGACCAGACTCCAGTTGCTATTGCAGATATTGCAAAGAGCGAAAACATTTCGGTTAAATTTCTAGAGAGTATTTTATTGCTCTTGCGCCATTCGGGTTTTTTGGGTGCCAAAAAAGGAAAAGGCGGTGGCTATTATCTCATAAAAGAGCCCAAAGATATTAATATGGCCAAGGTGTACCGTATTTTAGAAGGGCCAATCGCTTTATTGCCTTGTGCAAGTCATAATTTTTATGAAAAATGTGCCGATTGCACCGACGAAGCTACTTGCGCCGTAAATAAATTAATGACCGAAGTACGGGACAATACCCTGAAAATATTAGAGAACAATTCGCTTGCAGACATTGCTTTTTAG
- a CDS encoding trans-sulfuration enzyme family protein: protein MTEEQFGFETQAIRTQLERTQYLEHSVPLFVTSSFVFEDAEDMRASFAEEKERNIYSRYSNPNSNEFVEKVCKMEGAKAGFAFASGMAAVYSTLAALLESGDHIVSSSSVFGATHSLFVNYFPKWNIKTSYFDINKPETIEQFLTPNTKILFAESPTNPAVDIIDLELLGTIAKKHNLILVIDNCFATPYLQQPIKWGAHLVVHSATKLMDGQGRVLGGITVGDPDLIQKIYLFSRLTGPALAPFNAWVLSKSLETLAVRLDRHCENAMKVATFLEQHPNVNLVKYPFLKSHPQYDIAQKQMKAGGNIVAFEIKGGLEAGRAFLNKIKLCSLSPNLGDTRTIVTHPASTTHTKLSVEERLAVSITDGLVRVSVGLETVADVIADLEQALL, encoded by the coding sequence ATGACTGAAGAACAATTTGGTTTTGAAACCCAAGCCATCCGTACCCAATTAGAACGCACGCAATATTTAGAACATTCGGTTCCGTTGTTTGTAACGTCCAGTTTTGTCTTTGAAGATGCCGAAGACATGCGCGCCTCCTTTGCAGAAGAAAAAGAACGTAACATTTATAGCCGTTACAGCAACCCAAATTCTAATGAGTTTGTAGAAAAGGTATGCAAGATGGAAGGTGCCAAGGCTGGTTTTGCCTTTGCCTCCGGAATGGCTGCGGTGTATTCCACCTTGGCTGCATTGCTTGAATCCGGAGACCATATTGTTTCTTCTAGCAGTGTTTTTGGAGCAACCCATTCTTTGTTTGTCAATTATTTCCCGAAGTGGAATATCAAAACGTCGTATTTTGACATTAACAAGCCAGAAACCATTGAACAGTTTCTTACACCCAATACAAAGATTCTTTTTGCAGAATCACCAACCAATCCAGCAGTGGATATTATCGATTTGGAGTTGCTAGGAACTATCGCCAAAAAGCACAATTTGATTTTGGTAATAGACAACTGTTTTGCGACACCGTATTTGCAACAACCCATAAAATGGGGAGCGCATTTAGTGGTGCATTCTGCCACAAAATTAATGGATGGACAAGGGCGTGTTTTGGGCGGAATTACAGTAGGAGATCCCGACTTGATCCAGAAAATATATTTGTTTAGCCGACTAACTGGACCTGCGTTGGCACCCTTTAATGCCTGGGTATTGTCTAAAAGTTTAGAGACATTAGCGGTTCGTTTAGATAGACATTGCGAAAACGCCATGAAGGTAGCCACCTTTTTGGAGCAACACCCTAATGTAAACCTAGTAAAATATCCGTTTTTGAAATCCCATCCACAATATGATATTGCCCAAAAGCAAATGAAGGCTGGAGGTAATATTGTTGCTTTTGAAATAAAAGGAGGGCTTGAGGCGGGTCGGGCCTTTTTGAATAAAATAAAACTATGTTCGCTTTCGCCAAATTTAGGAGATACCAGAACAATAGTAACCCATCCAGCATCCACAACCCATACCAAATTATCTGTGGAAGAAAGATTGGCAGTGAGTATTACCGATGGTCTAGTGCGTGTTTCGGTAGGATTAGAAACCGTAGCAGACGTTATTGCAGATTTAGAACAAGCGCTTTTGTAA
- a CDS encoding OsmC family protein yields MKITLNRLNDNFHFELKNQRGHVVNVDSRPEFGGDDQGPSPMELVLMGVAGCSAIDMISILKKQRQQITSFKADVEGARVQVGEAKPFKDIYLVFYLEGNIQEDKAAKAAQLSFDKYCSVSKTLEPTATIHYKVILNGFELEKL; encoded by the coding sequence ATGAAAATCACATTAAATAGACTAAACGACAATTTCCATTTTGAATTAAAAAACCAACGTGGGCATGTAGTTAACGTAGATAGCCGTCCAGAATTTGGTGGCGATGATCAAGGGCCAAGTCCGATGGAATTAGTGTTGATGGGTGTTGCAGGATGTAGCGCCATTGATATGATTTCGATCTTAAAAAAACAACGCCAACAAATCACGTCTTTCAAAGCCGATGTTGAGGGAGCGCGTGTTCAGGTTGGCGAAGCAAAACCTTTCAAAGACATCTATTTGGTTTTTTACCTAGAAGGAAACATCCAAGAAGACAAAGCTGCCAAAGCGGCCCAACTTTCTTTTGATAAATATTGTTCGGTTTCTAAAACATTAGAGCCAACGGCAACCATACATTATAAAGTTATTTTGAATGGTTTTGAATTAGAAAAGTTGTAA